The stretch of DNA AATCGTCAAGAACGACCGAATTCACCTCGAGCGACTTCACGGGGCCAGATTCGACCGAAAAACCATAGGGGCGATTTTTTGTCGCTTCTGAAAACTTTTCGAGACTTCTGCGTTGTCGCAAGGGACAAAACCGTGAACTTCCGTGCTTTGAGTTTCCAAACCTCCGGCGATGTCCTCGCCAGCGTCCTGGTAGGAGTCATGGCAATCCCCTTGGCAAGCGGATGTGGCATGAACGCTGCGACCATTGACTCTATCCGTGAAGTGGTAGAGCAGTCGTCCACGGGTGATGTGTCGCAGTCAAGCAATGCGGATTCAGATTCGCCGCTCTCGGTAGCGTTAAGCAAGTTGAAAGGCGAAGCCGATGGGCGCGGTGCAAACTCGGGCGAAGATCCGGAATTCACTTCGACTTATAGCCCGCCGTTTCCCGATCGCGACAACCCGTTCTACTACCCCAGTCGCGGCGAGGAAGCTGAAGTCAACGATGCGACGGCTTCGGTTGCCGATATCGAAGTGCTTGGCTTTGCGAGTATTCACGAACCCACGGTTTTGCTTCGCACCAAGTCGGGTGTCAAATCCATGAAAGTCGGCGATCGCATCGATGGTGTGACCGTGGTTAGCATCAGAGAACCGGTGGTTGAGTTGAAGCTAGGAACGCTTGTTTGGACCGCGACGATGTTTGATCGCGGCCGATAGCGATCGCAATAGCCAGTTCGACTAATTAAATCCGCCCTCGAACCAGGAAGCCAACAATGGCGCCCGCCAGCAGGCTTAGGGGGACGGCGATCGACAACGCGATTGCAATGGCGACGGTATGAGATGGTCGCGATGAAGTTTGCAATCCGATCCCTGATGGATAGCTCGACTCGCTCCACTCGTGCAGCGCCGCTTCTGTTTCTCCATTAACGGCGCCGCTTCCCGACGCGTCGATGATCTCGCGAGGCTCGCGAAGTTGGGAGGGTTCGTTTGGCGGTGGTGGTGGCGTCCATGATTGGCGTTGTTCAGACAAATCCGTTGCCGGTGCGATGGGAGCCATTCCCGCATTGGCCCAAGGTTCCAGGCGTTCCGCGACTTCGGCCGCCGATGGGATGCGTCGAGCCGGATCTTTTTCCATCATGTCCGCGATTACATCGACAAAGTCCTCGGTCAAATCAGACGCCAAGTTGCGAGGGTGCCAGGGTGTTTCTTCGCAGTGCCGTCGACACTTCGATCGCGAATCGCCACCGGGGAACGGGACCTTGCCGGTAACGGTGTAGTACAGCGTGCATCCAAGCGAATAGATGTCGCTGGCTGGGCCGACGGAACGTGGATCACGAACCTGTTCAGGGGAAAGATAGTCAGCGGTGCCCACGATCTTGCCCGCCATGGGATCGTCTTGCAGACCCATGCTCCAGGCAGCCAGTCCGATGTCCGAAAGCTTCGCATGACCATCGGGCGTAACAAGGATATTGCCCGGTTTGATGTCGCGGTGAATCAGCCCAAGGTCGTGCGCGTATTGAAGCCCCAAAGCTGATTGAGAAATCACCACGGCCGCCTCTTCCATGGTCAGCGGACCAAGCCCATCGCGAAGGCGGTTGCGAACCATTTGCCGCAGATCCGTTCCCGGAACGTACTCGGTCACTAAGTAGTGAATCTTGCCGTCCTGTCCGGCATCGAATGCGCGAACCACATAGGGATTGTCGAGGCCAGCTTGGGTGCGAATTTCTCGCATGAAGCTGCCGCGAGATTCAGCAGTTGATTTTTCCAGCGGCAACACCTTGACCGCACATTCACGCCCCATCACTCGGTGCACAGCTTTGAACACTCGCCCCATACCGCCTTGGCCGATGAAGTCAGTGATAAGGTACGGCCCCAGCGACAGTTTCGTGCGTCCTTGACGCAGTTGTTCGGCTTGGTACTTGGTGATAATGCCGCTCATCACCAGCGTTTCTGCGACAACCGTGTCGTTATCCGTGCCGGCATGCTCGACTGCCCGAGCATACTTCCGCTCGCTCACCAAGCCACTTCGCACGGCGGCTTCGGCAAAGGTTAGCACGGTTGATGAAGAGGGTTGCGTCATGCGACGGAATTAGGATCAGTGGGTGAGGGAGACTCTGCGGACGAACCAGATCCCAATGTAGAGGCAAACAGAATGAGCACATCGGTGACTCCGTGGCTCTTCATGGGAACGTTGCACACCCCGCCTTCGCAAACCAGTGTTTCGTCCGCTAATGATTCCCGGTCGTTTCGCCATTGGTTCAGCATAGCAATCGCGGAATCGCGAAGAAGAAAACCGGTCTGGATGTCACGAAAGAATCGCAACTTTACTTGACATTGGCGTGCCACTGTTTGGATTAAGCG from Rubripirellula amarantea encodes:
- a CDS encoding serine/threonine-protein kinase; translation: MTQPSSSTVLTFAEAAVRSGLVSERKYARAVEHAGTDNDTVVAETLVMSGIITKYQAEQLRQGRTKLSLGPYLITDFIGQGGMGRVFKAVHRVMGRECAVKVLPLEKSTAESRGSFMREIRTQAGLDNPYVVRAFDAGQDGKIHYLVTEYVPGTDLRQMVRNRLRDGLGPLTMEEAAVVISQSALGLQYAHDLGLIHRDIKPGNILVTPDGHAKLSDIGLAAWSMGLQDDPMAGKIVGTADYLSPEQVRDPRSVGPASDIYSLGCTLYYTVTGKVPFPGGDSRSKCRRHCEETPWHPRNLASDLTEDFVDVIADMMEKDPARRIPSAAEVAERLEPWANAGMAPIAPATDLSEQRQSWTPPPPPNEPSQLREPREIIDASGSGAVNGETEAALHEWSESSYPSGIGLQTSSRPSHTVAIAIALSIAVPLSLLAGAIVGFLVRGRI